From a region of the Salminus brasiliensis chromosome 4, fSalBra1.hap2, whole genome shotgun sequence genome:
- the tnfaip2b gene encoding tumor necrosis factor alpha-induced protein 2 isoform X1: MASCYLFRRLLACHDDIDGQEKKEEEKMTAESSSTTDRAVSSSKSKFPKFRKVNLPFFKKNVQNNDLPSKETPLTFKQNLKEQRFAAAARQLITREERLFSVKNDGVGSSKRLLEEEEDDEEHLKKDFEDLLEEVWSTVKNSFKVQTEEEKEALTQAVLVIQQEDEQDRRWQGVSEKERPQWRPRCCRRTHDSRLQDMVEQRMDEAKPDSSVTIQSSIQKEIIGKGKQLKEDLLHVAKHVRSCYPGENVCQLYATLYHQAFSAKLSEIADYGLSDNDCKHVLQWVNIHYPSILGREEFTGLITYKEFETLLPENILESMEEQFLIQKENELQTWFQNILKQEKRDPELRDGCYFSTLAIDVIECIHGAVTSAQKVLGSRSKLERITEMIKGFLFDYQAFLENIAEDNQANTDAILKANLFCIRQFRESITKHQELFPAHIRTECMGLLNSIRENCHGYFTKPIHSFLKVKYAKLGTREWLKHSEDVCAELLDGVKDHISDLTKLDKTCLKDLLSQLHKEVLTEYVRKMMKRKIKLKDEKKQEQAAEALRDNSQKIHALFTDAGSNMDDLREILPKLADLLTLKDPQFITLDLVDLSRRYPDFSEAHVCAWLYLKSNLSTSDLKQIKKTFSDFREPDTQDTDDQDQDPLYSSRNFFSKVPVK; the protein is encoded by the exons ATGGCATCATGCTATCTATTCAGGAGGCTTTTGGCCTGCCATGATGATATTGATGGACAAGAGAAGAAGGAAGAGG AGAAGATGACTGCTGAATCATCATCCACCACAGATCGAGCTGTCTCCTCCTCCAAATCCAAGTTTCCAAAATTTCGAAAAGTAAACCTACCATTCTTCAAAAAGAATGTGCAGAATAATGACCTCCCGTCCAAAG AGACTCCACTGACATTCAAACAGAACCTAAAAGAGCAGCGCTTTGCGGCAGCAGCAAGGCAGCTGATAACCCGAGAGGAGCGTCTGTTTTCTGTGAAAAACGATGGGGTGGGATCCAGCAAGCGCCtgctggaggaagaggaagatgatgaagaaCATCTGAAGAAAGACTTTGAAGACCTTTTGGAGGAGGTATGGTCCACAGTGAAGAATTCCTTCAAGGTCCAAAcggaggaagagaaagaggcaCTAACGCAGGCAGTTCTGGTCATACAGCAAGAGGATGAGCAGGACAGAAGATGGCAGGGGGTTTCAGAAAAAGAGCGACCTCAGTGGAGACCTCGGTGCTGCAGGAGGACGCATGACTCCCGGCTTCAGGATATGGTCGAGCAGCGAATGGATGAGGCGAAGCCAGACTCAAGCGTTACCATTCAGTCTTCGATTCAGAAGGAGATCATAGGCAAAGGTAAACAACTTAAGGAGGACCTGCTACACGTGGCAAAGCATGTGAGGAGCTGTTACCCTGGAGAGAACGTGTGCCAACTTTATGCCACATTATACCATCAGGCTTTTAGTGCCAAACTCAGCGAAATCGCGGATTATGGACTGAGCGACAATGATTGCAAACATGTACTGCAGTGGGTGAATATACATTACCCCAG TATTCTGGGGCGTGAAGAGTTCACTGGGTTGATCACATATAAAGAATTTGAGACACTGCTGCCGGAAAACATACTTGAGTCCATGGAGGAGCAGTTTCTGATACAAAAAGAG AATGAGCTGCAGACATGGTTCCAGAATATTTTAAAACAGGAGAAAAGGGATCCTGAATTGAGAGATGGATGCTACTTCAGCACCTTGGCCATTGATGTGATTGAG tGTATCCACGGTGCTGTTACATCAGCACAGAAAGTGCTGGGCTCTCGCTCGAAGCTTGAGAGGATCACAGAGATGATTAAAGGATTCCTCTTTGA TTACCAGGCTTTCCTAGAGAATATTGCTGAGGACAACCAGGCAAACACAGATGCTATACTGAAGGCCAACCTTTTCTGTATCAGACAGTTCAG AGAAAGCATAACAAAGCACCAGGAACTCTTCCCTGCACATATCAGGACTGAGTGTATGGGTTTGCTGAATAGCATAAGAGAAAATTGCCATGGCTATTTCACCAAGCCTATACATAGTTTTCTCAAG GTGAAGTATGCCAAACTGGGTACGCGAGAGTGGCTTAAACACAGTGAAGatgtgtgtgctgagctgcttgACGGAGTAAAGGATCACATTTCAGATCTAACAAAACTGGATAAAACCTGCCTTAAG GATCTGCTTAGTCAGCTTCATAAAGAAGTGCTGACGGAGTATGTAAGGAAAATGATGAAGAGGAAGATCAAGCTTAAAGATGAGAAGAAACAAGAACAGGCAGCTGAAGCATTACGGGACAACAGCCAGAAAATCCATGCTCTGTTCACAGATGCT ggGTCAAACATGGATGACCTCAGAGAGATCCTTCCAAAACTGGCTGACCTCCTCACCCTTAAAGATCCACAGTTTATTACATTAGATTTAGTGGATCTATCGCGACGATACCCAGACTTCAG TGAAGCCCACGTCTGTGCCTGGCTATATCTTAAGTCAAACCTCTCTACCTCAGACCTGAAACAAATCAAAAAGACTTTCTCAGATTTCCGAGAGCCAGACACACAGGACACCGATGACCAGGACCAGGATCCACTCTACTCAAGCAGGAATTTCTTCTCGAAAGTGCCCGTGAAATAG
- the LOC140554682 gene encoding eukaryotic translation initiation factor 5-like, with protein MSVNVNRNVSDQFYRYKMPRLIAKVEGKGNGIKTVIVNMVDVAKALNRPPTYPTKFFGCELGAQTQFDSKNDRYIVNGSHEANKLQDMLDGFIRKFVLCPECDNPETDLHVNPKKQTIGNSCKACGYRGMLDTRHKLCTFILKNPPESESGSVKKEKEKKNRKKDKENGSGSGDGGNHNEIDAPDAVHGDDDDEDWAEETTEEAQRRRMEEISDHAKNLTLSEDLEKTLEERVNMFYNFVKQKKESRAIDSADKEILAEAERLDVRAMGPLILSELLFNENIRDQIKKYKRHFLRFCHNDKKAQKYLMGGFECVVKLHQTQLLPRVPIILKDLYDADLLEEDVILTWAEKVSKKYVSKELAKEIHAKAAPFVKWLKEAEEESEGSEEEEEEDDENVEVVYSSSARELKVETVQSEKTEEEDDLDIDAI; from the exons ATGTCTGTCAACGTCAACCGCAATGTGTCGGACCAGTTCTACCGCTACAAGATGCCCCGTCTGATTGCAAAG GTGGAAGGCAAAGGAAATGGAATCAAGACAGTCATTGTCAACATGGTTGATGTTGCAAAGGCATTGAACCGGCCTCCAACAT aTCCAACCAAGTTTTTTGGCTGTGAGTTGGGGGCGCAGACCCAGTTTGACTCGAAGAATGACCGCTACATAGTGAACGGCTCCCATGAGGCCAACAAACTACAGGACATGCTGGATGGATTCATCCGCAAGTTTGTGCTATGCCCAGAGTGTGATAATCCCGAGACTGACCTA CATGTTAATCCAAAGAAACAGACCATTGGAAACTCTTGTAAAGCCTGTGGGTACCGGGGCATGCTAGACACTCGCCACAAACTTTGCACATTCATCCTTAAAAATCCACCAG AAAGTGAAAGTGGGTCTgtgaaaaaagagaaggaaaagaagaacCGAAAGAAGGACAAGGAAAATGGTTCAGGCAGTGGTGATGGTGGGAACCATAATGAAATTGATGCGCCAGATGCAGTT CATGGAGATGACGATGATGAGGACTGGGCAGAAGAGACCACTGAAGAGGCCCAGCGTCGGCGAATGGAGGAGATCAGTGACCATGCTAAGAATCTGACTCTCAGTGAAGACCTGGAGAAGACCCTGGAGGAGAGAGTCAACATGTTTTACAACTTTGTGAAA caaaagaaagaaagcagagcGATAGACTCTGCAGATAAGGAGATTCTGGCTGAGGCAGAACGTCTAGATGTGAGGGCCATGGGACCGCTCATTCTGAGCGAACTGCTGTTCAATGAAAACATCAGAGACCAGATCAAAAAATACAAACGCCACTTTCTACGT TTCTGCCATAATGATAAGAAGGCTCAGAAATATCTAATGGGTGGCTTTGAGTGTGTGGTGAAGTTGCACCAAACTCAGCTTCTGCCTAGAGTTCCAATCATACTCAAGGATCTGTATGATGCTGACCTTCTGGAGGAGGATGTCATTCTCACCTGGGCTGAAAAG GTGTCTAAGAAGTATGTCTCCAAAGAACTGGCCAAGGAAATCCATGCCAAGGCTGCTCCTTTTGTCAAATGGCTGAAGGAAGCAGAGGAGGAGAGTGAGGGAagtgaagaggaagaggaggaagatgatgaGAATGTTGAG gttGTGTACTCTTCCTCAGCCCGTGAGCTAAAAGTGGAGACTGTTCAGTCAGAGAAAACCGAGGAGGAGGATGACCTTGACATTGATGCCATttag
- the tnfaip2b gene encoding tumor necrosis factor alpha-induced protein 2 isoform X2, giving the protein MMILMDKRRRKRMTAESSSTTDRAVSSSKSKFPKFRKVNLPFFKKNVQNNDLPSKETPLTFKQNLKEQRFAAAARQLITREERLFSVKNDGVGSSKRLLEEEEDDEEHLKKDFEDLLEEVWSTVKNSFKVQTEEEKEALTQAVLVIQQEDEQDRRWQGVSEKERPQWRPRCCRRTHDSRLQDMVEQRMDEAKPDSSVTIQSSIQKEIIGKGKQLKEDLLHVAKHVRSCYPGENVCQLYATLYHQAFSAKLSEIADYGLSDNDCKHVLQWVNIHYPSILGREEFTGLITYKEFETLLPENILESMEEQFLIQKENELQTWFQNILKQEKRDPELRDGCYFSTLAIDVIECIHGAVTSAQKVLGSRSKLERITEMIKGFLFDYQAFLENIAEDNQANTDAILKANLFCIRQFRESITKHQELFPAHIRTECMGLLNSIRENCHGYFTKPIHSFLKVKYAKLGTREWLKHSEDVCAELLDGVKDHISDLTKLDKTCLKDLLSQLHKEVLTEYVRKMMKRKIKLKDEKKQEQAAEALRDNSQKIHALFTDAGSNMDDLREILPKLADLLTLKDPQFITLDLVDLSRRYPDFSEAHVCAWLYLKSNLSTSDLKQIKKTFSDFREPDTQDTDDQDQDPLYSSRNFFSKVPVK; this is encoded by the exons ATGATGATATTGATGGACAAGAGAAGAAGGAAGAGG ATGACTGCTGAATCATCATCCACCACAGATCGAGCTGTCTCCTCCTCCAAATCCAAGTTTCCAAAATTTCGAAAAGTAAACCTACCATTCTTCAAAAAGAATGTGCAGAATAATGACCTCCCGTCCAAAG AGACTCCACTGACATTCAAACAGAACCTAAAAGAGCAGCGCTTTGCGGCAGCAGCAAGGCAGCTGATAACCCGAGAGGAGCGTCTGTTTTCTGTGAAAAACGATGGGGTGGGATCCAGCAAGCGCCtgctggaggaagaggaagatgatgaagaaCATCTGAAGAAAGACTTTGAAGACCTTTTGGAGGAGGTATGGTCCACAGTGAAGAATTCCTTCAAGGTCCAAAcggaggaagagaaagaggcaCTAACGCAGGCAGTTCTGGTCATACAGCAAGAGGATGAGCAGGACAGAAGATGGCAGGGGGTTTCAGAAAAAGAGCGACCTCAGTGGAGACCTCGGTGCTGCAGGAGGACGCATGACTCCCGGCTTCAGGATATGGTCGAGCAGCGAATGGATGAGGCGAAGCCAGACTCAAGCGTTACCATTCAGTCTTCGATTCAGAAGGAGATCATAGGCAAAGGTAAACAACTTAAGGAGGACCTGCTACACGTGGCAAAGCATGTGAGGAGCTGTTACCCTGGAGAGAACGTGTGCCAACTTTATGCCACATTATACCATCAGGCTTTTAGTGCCAAACTCAGCGAAATCGCGGATTATGGACTGAGCGACAATGATTGCAAACATGTACTGCAGTGGGTGAATATACATTACCCCAG TATTCTGGGGCGTGAAGAGTTCACTGGGTTGATCACATATAAAGAATTTGAGACACTGCTGCCGGAAAACATACTTGAGTCCATGGAGGAGCAGTTTCTGATACAAAAAGAG AATGAGCTGCAGACATGGTTCCAGAATATTTTAAAACAGGAGAAAAGGGATCCTGAATTGAGAGATGGATGCTACTTCAGCACCTTGGCCATTGATGTGATTGAG tGTATCCACGGTGCTGTTACATCAGCACAGAAAGTGCTGGGCTCTCGCTCGAAGCTTGAGAGGATCACAGAGATGATTAAAGGATTCCTCTTTGA TTACCAGGCTTTCCTAGAGAATATTGCTGAGGACAACCAGGCAAACACAGATGCTATACTGAAGGCCAACCTTTTCTGTATCAGACAGTTCAG AGAAAGCATAACAAAGCACCAGGAACTCTTCCCTGCACATATCAGGACTGAGTGTATGGGTTTGCTGAATAGCATAAGAGAAAATTGCCATGGCTATTTCACCAAGCCTATACATAGTTTTCTCAAG GTGAAGTATGCCAAACTGGGTACGCGAGAGTGGCTTAAACACAGTGAAGatgtgtgtgctgagctgcttgACGGAGTAAAGGATCACATTTCAGATCTAACAAAACTGGATAAAACCTGCCTTAAG GATCTGCTTAGTCAGCTTCATAAAGAAGTGCTGACGGAGTATGTAAGGAAAATGATGAAGAGGAAGATCAAGCTTAAAGATGAGAAGAAACAAGAACAGGCAGCTGAAGCATTACGGGACAACAGCCAGAAAATCCATGCTCTGTTCACAGATGCT ggGTCAAACATGGATGACCTCAGAGAGATCCTTCCAAAACTGGCTGACCTCCTCACCCTTAAAGATCCACAGTTTATTACATTAGATTTAGTGGATCTATCGCGACGATACCCAGACTTCAG TGAAGCCCACGTCTGTGCCTGGCTATATCTTAAGTCAAACCTCTCTACCTCAGACCTGAAACAAATCAAAAAGACTTTCTCAGATTTCCGAGAGCCAGACACACAGGACACCGATGACCAGGACCAGGATCCACTCTACTCAAGCAGGAATTTCTTCTCGAAAGTGCCCGTGAAATAG